In Fundidesulfovibrio putealis DSM 16056, a genomic segment contains:
- a CDS encoding MoaD/ThiS family protein has translation MSVTVNCFATLARYAPPSGEMPAAAGLSVGQTIDLLGIPRENVKTVFVNGLHATMDKVLSEGDRVGIFPAVAGG, from the coding sequence ATGAGCGTCACCGTAAACTGCTTCGCCACACTGGCCCGGTATGCCCCGCCGAGCGGGGAGATGCCTGCGGCTGCTGGCCTGAGCGTGGGCCAGACCATCGACCTTCTGGGCATCCCCCGGGAGAACGTGAAAACGGTCTTCGTCAACGGCCTGCACGCCACCATGGACAAGGTGCTCAGCGAGGGCGACCGCGTAGGGATCTTCCCGGCAGTGGCCGGGGGCTGA
- a CDS encoding ThiF family adenylyltransferase, whose product MVSPALELSEDGRLPDGTPVRVLRHRAVRSAAHLAGTNLRLTEIEALRQGVIPERYLRNFKTLDCAAQARLLETRVALVGLGGLGGPILEGLARLGFGMVTAADHDVFEPSNLNRQLLATDKTLGISKAGAAQARASDVNPAMELTVRQLYVEPESFRDFFRGADIAVDALGGIACRPAAERGAAAAGVPLITASVAGWTAMAATVLPGETGPASLFCSDEQTDESDAPCVPCAEDVLGCLTPAISVAVGLVLAEAVRLALGQTPMLGGPQGQMAVIDLERMSLDRFTLSP is encoded by the coding sequence ATGGTCTCGCCCGCCCTGGAACTGTCCGAGGACGGGCGTCTGCCCGACGGAACCCCGGTACGCGTCCTCAGGCATCGGGCGGTTCGCAGTGCCGCGCATCTGGCAGGCACAAACCTGCGCCTGACCGAGATCGAAGCCCTTCGCCAGGGCGTCATCCCCGAACGCTACCTACGAAATTTCAAGACTCTGGATTGCGCCGCACAGGCGCGTCTGCTGGAAACCCGCGTGGCCCTGGTTGGCCTGGGAGGTCTCGGCGGCCCCATCCTGGAGGGGTTGGCCCGCCTGGGCTTCGGCATGGTGACGGCTGCGGACCACGACGTGTTCGAGCCCTCCAACCTGAACCGGCAGCTGCTGGCCACGGACAAGACGCTGGGCATCTCCAAGGCGGGCGCGGCCCAGGCCCGGGCAAGCGACGTGAACCCGGCCATGGAGCTGACCGTGCGCCAGCTGTATGTGGAACCGGAGAGCTTCAGGGACTTCTTCCGAGGAGCGGACATCGCCGTGGACGCGCTGGGAGGCATCGCCTGCCGCCCGGCAGCCGAGCGCGGCGCGGCAGCGGCTGGCGTACCGCTTATTACGGCCAGCGTGGCCGGATGGACCGCCATGGCCGCCACGGTGCTGCCCGGCGAGACCGGCCCGGCCAGCCTGTTCTGCTCCGACGAACAAACAGATGAGAGCGACGCCCCGTGCGTCCCCTGCGCGGAAGACGTGCTGGGCTGCCTGACCCCGGCCATCAGCGTGGCCGTGGGGCTGGTGCTGGCCGAGGCCGTGCGCCTGGCCCTGGGGCAGACCCCAATGCTCGGCGGGCCGCAGGGACAGATGGCCGTCATCGACCTGGAGCGCATGAGCCTGGACCGGTTCACGCTCTCGCCCTAG
- a CDS encoding EF-hand domain-containing protein — MRIHLKRAGIAILLALSTAAVAHAQGKHRFFDRMDANTDGYLSTTEIQKQFPKFTAEMFKKADTNGDGKLSVEEWQTFAKAKRAEMKGA, encoded by the coding sequence ATGCGTATTCATCTGAAACGAGCCGGTATCGCGATACTTCTGGCCCTCAGCACCGCAGCAGTTGCCCATGCCCAGGGCAAGCACCGCTTCTTCGACCGCATGGACGCCAACACGGACGGTTACCTGAGCACCACCGAAATCCAGAAGCAGTTCCCCAAATTTACCGCCGAGATGTTCAAGAAGGCCGACACCAACGGCGACGGCAAGTTGAGTGTCGAGGAGTGGCAGACCTTCGCCAAGGCCAAGCGCGCCGAGATGAAGGGGGCGTAG
- a CDS encoding TapB family protein, whose product MRAVLHGVLVILALALLGACAKTTPLASLPTAQAPQWKPGDFWEFSGKSRSAYALASRMEVKSVGEEIVLVGDGDPAKVARLDKDLSVRESTGTLLQYSVGSGKDAYVFFPLAVGETRTFTQSTGTKKGSQTYTNTVSVEAAEEITVPAGTFKAFRIRVNKKNDTGWSGVYQMWYAPEVGYFVRIVDTHNNVVVLEKFGSRK is encoded by the coding sequence ATGCGTGCTGTCCTGCATGGGGTCCTGGTGATTCTGGCCCTGGCCCTTCTGGGAGCCTGCGCCAAGACCACCCCCTTGGCCTCGCTTCCCACGGCCCAGGCCCCTCAGTGGAAGCCCGGCGACTTCTGGGAGTTTTCCGGCAAGAGCCGCAGCGCCTACGCCCTGGCCAGCCGCATGGAGGTGAAGTCCGTGGGCGAGGAGATCGTGCTCGTCGGAGACGGCGATCCCGCCAAGGTCGCCCGCCTGGACAAGGACCTCTCCGTGCGCGAGTCCACCGGGACACTGCTCCAGTACAGCGTGGGCTCCGGCAAGGACGCCTACGTGTTCTTCCCGCTGGCCGTCGGAGAGACCAGGACCTTCACCCAGTCCACCGGCACTAAAAAAGGGTCCCAGACCTACACCAACACCGTGAGCGTGGAGGCCGCCGAGGAGATCACCGTCCCTGCCGGAACCTTCAAGGCTTTCAGGATCCGCGTGAACAAGAAGAACGACACCGGCTGGAGCGGCGTGTACCAGATGTGGTACGCCCCCGAGGTGGGCTATTTCGTACGCATTGTGGACACGCACAACAACGTGGTGGTGCTGGAGAAGTTCGGCAGCAGGAAATAG
- a CDS encoding aminopeptidase, giving the protein MLTAKQLEKYADVLLWGLDTSRLTPYQPGDTVLIQCDLAGLKLTEALFSRLMDRGINVVPRLAFTSRMELDFYQKAAESQLSFIAPGTKELYENLHGAIYVLAPDCLTHLSCVDPKRIAQTAIARKPYRDILVKREEAGLFGWTLCVYPTEEYAKCAGLSKKEFADQVINACHLRAADPVKEWQTIFDEAVGIKAWLNALKVESFHVESASVDLVVTPGQHRRFKGISGHNIPSFELFLSPDWRGTEGVYYADQPSYRCGNLVRGVRLEFKKGEVVSVSADEGEEFVKKQVAMDNGSNKLGEFSLTDRRFSKISKFMANTLFDENYGGEYGNCHVALGSSYSDTFDGDPSQLTEANKAELGFNDSALHWDLVNTENKRVTAKLVGGGSLVIYENGQFAC; this is encoded by the coding sequence GTGTTGACCGCAAAACAACTCGAAAAATATGCCGACGTACTGCTCTGGGGCCTGGACACGTCCCGCCTCACCCCCTACCAGCCGGGCGACACCGTGCTCATCCAGTGCGACCTGGCCGGGCTCAAGCTCACCGAAGCGCTGTTCTCCAGGCTCATGGACCGGGGCATCAACGTGGTGCCGCGCCTGGCCTTCACCTCCCGCATGGAGCTGGACTTCTACCAGAAGGCCGCCGAGAGCCAGCTCTCCTTCATCGCGCCCGGCACAAAGGAACTCTACGAGAACCTGCACGGCGCCATCTACGTGCTGGCCCCGGACTGCCTGACGCACCTCTCCTGCGTGGACCCCAAGCGCATCGCCCAGACCGCCATTGCCCGCAAGCCCTACCGCGACATCCTGGTGAAGCGCGAGGAGGCCGGACTCTTCGGCTGGACCCTGTGCGTCTATCCCACCGAGGAATACGCCAAGTGCGCCGGGCTCTCCAAAAAGGAGTTCGCGGATCAGGTGATAAACGCCTGCCATCTGCGCGCCGCCGATCCCGTCAAGGAGTGGCAGACCATCTTCGACGAGGCCGTCGGCATCAAGGCGTGGCTCAACGCCCTGAAGGTGGAATCCTTCCACGTGGAGTCCGCGAGCGTGGACCTCGTGGTCACTCCCGGCCAGCATCGCCGCTTCAAGGGCATCTCCGGACACAACATACCGAGCTTCGAGCTGTTCCTCTCGCCCGACTGGCGCGGCACCGAGGGCGTCTACTACGCCGACCAGCCGTCGTACCGCTGCGGCAACCTGGTGCGCGGCGTCCGCCTGGAATTCAAGAAGGGCGAGGTGGTCTCCGTGTCCGCCGACGAGGGCGAGGAGTTCGTGAAGAAGCAGGTGGCCATGGACAACGGCTCCAACAAGCTGGGCGAGTTCTCGCTCACCGACCGCCGCTTCTCCAAGATCAGCAAGTTCATGGCCAACACCCTCTTCGACGAGAACTACGGCGGCGAGTACGGCAACTGCCACGTGGCCCTGGGCAGCTCCTACTCCGACACCTTCGACGGGGACCCCTCCCAGCTGACCGAGGCCAACAAGGCCGAACTCGGCTTCAACGACTCCGCCCTGCACTGGGACCTGGTCAACACCGAGAACAAGCGCGTCACGGCCAAGCTCGTTGGCGGCGGATCGCTGGTCATTTACGAGAACGGCCAGTTCGCCTGTTAA
- a CDS encoding sensor histidine kinase: MLPFIQSSYLATLLECFSAGVVIMNGRGDVYAANDMAGHMLGLAHDDLLKAGFERDILPRFEQRSQVARLMSLARDRDTHPEPVQARCSHPALGMRHYTLSISRLVEYGKVFGIVLQMADVTHIYEMHEREKRMLEERSESLAHLSMAIAHQIRNPLMTIGGFASLLTRRINQGQPVAEFIQGIQDGARRLEDIVRAVAQYTSPRQHARRETDLRTLIKETLGRLGPLPGRVVVETVTPGEAIPTWYLDPELTRDSLVEILQNSLDALAQTGGTIRVGWREEAADLLLEVRDNGPGIAPECLPFLFDPFFTTKAVGVGMGLAKSRRWSREQAGELSICNSPEGGTLAVLRLPGVCVLKNGTK, from the coding sequence ATGCTTCCGTTCATTCAGTCTTCCTACCTGGCGACGCTGCTGGAATGCTTCAGCGCTGGCGTCGTGATCATGAACGGGCGCGGCGACGTCTACGCCGCCAACGACATGGCCGGGCACATGCTGGGCTTGGCGCATGACGACCTGCTGAAGGCGGGCTTTGAGCGCGACATTCTCCCGCGCTTCGAGCAGCGCTCCCAGGTCGCACGCCTGATGTCCTTGGCCCGCGACCGGGACACACACCCCGAACCGGTCCAGGCCCGGTGCAGCCATCCGGCACTGGGCATGCGCCACTATACGCTCTCCATCTCGCGGCTCGTCGAATACGGGAAAGTATTCGGGATCGTCCTGCAGATGGCCGATGTGACCCATATCTACGAAATGCACGAGCGCGAAAAACGCATGCTGGAGGAACGCAGCGAGAGCCTGGCGCACCTGTCCATGGCCATCGCCCATCAGATCAGGAATCCGCTCATGACCATCGGCGGCTTCGCGAGCCTGCTGACGCGCAGGATCAATCAGGGCCAGCCCGTGGCCGAATTCATCCAGGGCATCCAGGACGGAGCGCGCCGCCTGGAGGACATCGTCAGGGCCGTGGCGCAGTACACGTCGCCCCGCCAGCATGCTAGGCGCGAAACGGACCTGCGGACGCTGATAAAGGAGACGCTTGGCCGTCTGGGCCCCCTGCCGGGCCGCGTGGTTGTGGAGACGGTCACGCCAGGCGAGGCAATTCCGACGTGGTACCTGGACCCGGAGCTCACGCGCGACAGCCTTGTGGAGATACTGCAGAACAGCCTGGACGCCCTGGCGCAAACAGGCGGGACGATACGCGTCGGCTGGCGCGAGGAGGCCGCAGACCTGTTGCTGGAAGTGCGGGACAACGGCCCTGGCATCGCGCCGGAGTGCCTCCCCTTCCTGTTCGACCCGTTCTTCACCACGAAAGCGGTCGGCGTGGGAATGGGTCTGGCCAAGTCCAGACGCTGGAGCCGGGAACAGGCTGGCGAGTTGAGCATCTGCAACTCTCCAGAGGGTGGAACGCTGGCCGTTTTGCGCCTTCCGGGCGTCTGTGTCTTGAAGAACGGGACGAAATAG
- the infA gene encoding translation initiation factor IF-1 yields MPKEDAIEVDGTVQEALPNAMFRVELENGHEVLAHISGKMRKFYIRILPGDKVKVELSPYDLSRGRITYRMK; encoded by the coding sequence ATGCCCAAGGAAGACGCCATCGAGGTGGACGGAACCGTCCAGGAAGCCCTCCCGAACGCCATGTTCCGCGTGGAACTGGAGAACGGGCACGAGGTGCTGGCGCACATTTCCGGCAAGATGCGCAAATTCTACATCCGCATTCTTCCCGGCGACAAGGTCAAGGTGGAGCTCTCCCCCTATGACCTGTCGCGCGGCCGCATCACCTACCGCATGAAATAA
- a CDS encoding MBL fold metallo-hydrolase RNA specificity domain-containing protein: MKIKFLGAAKTVTGSCYMLESGGTRFAVDCGLHQGNREIEARNIDYTVYQPGKIDFFLITHAHMDHSGLLPRMASHGFSGKVYCTAPTKDLLWLMLQDSAHIQEMEAEWANRKNARRGGKPVEPLYTQADATAVMPMMKVIAYNEPFEPAPGIKVVYRDAGHILGSAFIELWITENGTTNKLVFSGDLGRPDQLLIKDPTFAEEANYLFLESTYGDRDHKDEGSSLDELAEAISYSYAHGEKVIIPAFAVERTQEVLYSLHKLSKAGRLPKDMPVYVDSPLAIRATEVFRQHPEYMDTDISKLLNTGDDPFNLPNLRFTLTADESRSINSSQGPGVIISASGMCNAGRVKHHLRHNLWRKGASVVFVGYQGQGTPGRKIVDGAKSIRILGEDVQVAAKVWTIGGFSAHAGQSQILEWLRHFKKNGMEVFLIHGENGAINTLAELVRSRYGFTVHTPEYLEECTLKPGALTSVTLDTERAMPRVDWNFLLSDTEAKFAVLKQRLDKADGKPWVDQVELRDRLLEVNKDLMEIISQM; encoded by the coding sequence ATGAAGATCAAATTCCTGGGAGCGGCCAAGACCGTCACCGGTTCGTGCTACATGCTGGAGTCCGGAGGGACCCGCTTCGCCGTGGACTGCGGCCTGCATCAGGGCAACCGAGAGATCGAAGCCCGCAACATCGATTACACCGTCTACCAGCCCGGCAAGATAGATTTCTTCCTCATCACCCACGCCCACATGGACCACTCCGGGCTGCTGCCGCGCATGGCCAGCCACGGGTTCTCGGGCAAGGTCTACTGCACCGCGCCCACCAAGGACCTGCTCTGGCTCATGCTGCAAGACAGCGCCCACATCCAGGAGATGGAAGCCGAGTGGGCCAACCGCAAGAACGCCCGCCGGGGCGGCAAGCCCGTGGAGCCGCTCTACACCCAGGCCGACGCCACTGCGGTGATGCCCATGATGAAGGTGATCGCCTACAACGAACCTTTTGAGCCCGCCCCCGGCATCAAGGTGGTTTACCGCGACGCCGGACATATCCTGGGCTCTGCCTTCATCGAACTGTGGATCACCGAGAACGGCACCACCAACAAACTGGTGTTCTCCGGCGACCTGGGCCGCCCGGACCAGCTGCTCATCAAGGACCCCACCTTCGCGGAGGAGGCCAACTACCTCTTCCTGGAGTCCACCTACGGCGACCGCGACCACAAGGACGAGGGCTCGAGCCTGGACGAACTGGCCGAGGCCATCTCCTATTCCTACGCCCACGGCGAGAAGGTCATCATCCCGGCCTTCGCGGTTGAGCGCACCCAGGAGGTGCTGTACTCGCTGCACAAGCTCTCCAAGGCCGGTCGCCTTCCCAAGGACATGCCTGTCTATGTGGACAGCCCCCTGGCCATCCGCGCCACGGAGGTCTTCCGCCAGCACCCCGAGTACATGGACACCGACATCAGCAAGCTTCTGAACACCGGCGACGACCCCTTCAACCTGCCCAACCTGCGCTTCACGCTCACAGCGGACGAGTCGCGGTCCATCAACAGCTCCCAGGGGCCGGGCGTCATCATCTCGGCCAGCGGCATGTGCAACGCGGGCCGCGTGAAGCACCACCTGCGCCACAACCTCTGGCGCAAGGGCGCGAGCGTCGTCTTCGTGGGCTATCAGGGCCAGGGCACGCCTGGGCGCAAGATCGTGGACGGCGCGAAGTCCATCCGCATCCTGGGCGAGGACGTGCAGGTGGCCGCCAAGGTCTGGACCATCGGCGGCTTCTCGGCCCACGCAGGGCAGAGCCAGATTCTGGAGTGGCTGCGCCACTTCAAGAAGAACGGCATGGAGGTCTTCCTGATCCACGGTGAGAACGGGGCCATCAACACCCTGGCCGAACTCGTCAGGTCGCGCTACGGGTTCACGGTGCACACCCCCGAGTACCTGGAGGAATGCACCCTGAAGCCCGGAGCACTCACCTCCGTCACCCTGGATACGGAACGGGCCATGCCCCGCGTGGACTGGAACTTCCTCCTGTCCGACACCGAGGCCAAGTTCGCCGTGCTCAAACAGCGCCTGGACAAGGCCGACGGCAAGCCCTGGGTGGATCAGGTGGAGCTGCGCGACAGGCTGCTGGAAGTGAACAAGGATCTGATGGAAATCATATCGCAGATGTAG
- a CDS encoding GNAT family N-acetyltransferase, producing MKQIVDAVKSHRLGEVRELFEEYAANLGISLCFQNFDEELAGLPGRYAAPGGVILLADVEGVAAGCVALRPLEEAGLCEMKRLYVRERFREMRLGRALAEAVIEKARQADYRAMRLDTLPSMGRAIGLYEKLGFTDIAPYCKNPHEGVRYLELKLK from the coding sequence GTGAAGCAGATCGTGGACGCGGTAAAATCCCACCGACTTGGCGAGGTGCGCGAACTGTTTGAGGAGTACGCAGCCAATCTGGGAATCTCCCTGTGCTTCCAGAACTTCGACGAAGAACTGGCTGGGCTTCCCGGCAGATACGCCGCTCCTGGCGGGGTCATCCTGCTTGCGGATGTCGAGGGGGTGGCTGCTGGCTGCGTGGCGCTGCGCCCGCTTGAGGAGGCAGGCCTGTGCGAGATGAAGCGCCTCTACGTGCGAGAGCGCTTCCGGGAGATGCGCCTGGGGCGCGCCCTGGCCGAGGCGGTCATCGAAAAAGCCCGGCAGGCCGACTACCGGGCCATGCGCCTGGATACCCTGCCCTCCATGGGGCGGGCCATCGGGCTGTATGAGAAGCTGGGATTTACCGATATCGCGCCCTACTGCAAGAATCCGCACGAGGGGGTCAGGTATCTGGAACTGAAGCTGAAATGA
- the radA gene encoding DNA repair protein RadA, protein MAKARIVYACSSCGQTSPRWRGQCEGCGEWNSLVEQAASKQQPRMGAPLGLASGPVSLAGFTPEHTPAAPSGIPDLDRVLGQGLQPGGAILLGGEPGIGKSTLLLQLAGQLAAAGRQAVYVSGEESLGQLASRARRLGLVSEGLLASCTTNVADAVEILGRPEAPTLVVVDSVQTMASSFADGVPGSQSQVRAVAAELVEAVKKSRATLILVGHVTKEGLIAGPKILEHMVDTVLYLEGDRQHFYRLLRVFKNRFGPTDELMVLEMLGDGLAPVPDPSTYFLGERDETASGSAVVLALEGKRPFAVEVQALVSRSYLSMPRRTALGLDLNRLNLLLAVLEKRLGLQLGQSDIYAKTGGGLKLTDPGLDLGLVAAVLSSYYDRPLPPRAVFWGEVDLSGRVRPVSGQDARLKQAKRLGYKPIFHPLAEGRGTATLKDFQRALFGSE, encoded by the coding sequence GTGGCCAAGGCGCGCATCGTCTACGCCTGCTCCTCCTGCGGCCAGACCAGCCCCCGCTGGCGCGGCCAGTGCGAGGGATGCGGCGAGTGGAACAGCCTCGTCGAGCAGGCCGCATCCAAACAGCAGCCCCGCATGGGGGCGCCTCTGGGCTTGGCTTCCGGACCGGTCTCCCTGGCCGGATTCACGCCGGAGCACACCCCCGCCGCCCCAAGCGGCATCCCCGACCTGGACCGTGTTCTTGGCCAGGGCCTTCAGCCCGGCGGCGCGATCCTCCTGGGCGGGGAACCGGGTATCGGCAAATCCACCCTTCTTCTGCAACTGGCCGGGCAGCTCGCTGCCGCCGGACGACAGGCCGTGTACGTCTCCGGGGAGGAATCCCTTGGGCAGCTAGCCTCGCGTGCGCGGCGGCTGGGGCTTGTCAGCGAGGGGTTGCTTGCGTCCTGCACCACCAACGTGGCCGACGCCGTGGAGATCCTGGGCCGCCCGGAAGCGCCCACGCTCGTGGTGGTGGATTCGGTGCAGACCATGGCGTCGTCTTTCGCAGACGGCGTGCCGGGCAGCCAGTCCCAGGTGCGTGCCGTGGCCGCCGAGCTGGTGGAGGCCGTCAAGAAGAGCCGGGCCACGCTCATCCTGGTGGGGCACGTCACCAAGGAAGGGCTCATCGCCGGGCCGAAGATACTGGAGCACATGGTGGACACCGTGCTCTATCTGGAAGGCGACCGGCAGCATTTTTACCGGCTGCTGCGGGTGTTCAAGAACCGCTTCGGCCCGACAGACGAGCTCATGGTGCTTGAGATGCTGGGCGACGGCCTGGCCCCTGTGCCGGACCCCTCCACCTATTTCCTGGGCGAGCGCGACGAGACGGCCAGCGGTTCCGCCGTGGTGCTGGCCCTGGAGGGCAAGCGCCCTTTTGCCGTGGAAGTGCAGGCCCTGGTCAGCCGGTCGTATCTCAGCATGCCCCGCCGCACGGCCCTTGGGCTGGACCTGAACCGCCTGAACCTGTTGCTGGCGGTGCTGGAGAAGCGCCTGGGCCTGCAACTCGGACAATCGGACATCTACGCCAAGACCGGCGGAGGCCTCAAACTGACCGACCCCGGCCTGGACCTGGGTCTGGTGGCCGCCGTGTTGTCTTCGTATTATGACCGCCCGCTGCCGCCGCGCGCGGTGTTCTGGGGCGAGGTGGACCTTTCAGGGCGTGTGCGCCCGGTGTCCGGGCAGGACGCGCGCCTCAAGCAGGCCAAGCGCCTGGGCTACAAGCCGATCTTCCATCCCCTGGCCGAGGGGCGCGGCACGGCCACGCTGAAGGACTTCCAGCGCGCGCTGTTCGGCAGCGAGTGA
- a CDS encoding DUF3426 domain-containing protein, producing the protein MKVECPNCHTKYNLPDDKVGAEGANVRCSVCRHEFHVEAPAADDFPGFGESGASPIWPVQAEGEDAFGGFESQLDAARKKDPFDDAGVSSSDFASIDFGKPAKEKGETSKSKKIILAACLGFTLLLGISGAAAYFFEFWPFAKPGPAVQTPASGAGEQASSVMENAQGTPGQPAKEQGPDYSAQLQFESFTNHVVENEKLGKVLVIEGKLVNRSPVAVGEIAIEVTLLDAKETALETKVFMAGPKASFFDLRTMDKEALDSRLNSKQEILLNNSNVKPGEEVPFMVAFQGFPPTVANYSLKLKGFREVQAPPQPAAKK; encoded by the coding sequence ATGAAAGTCGAATGCCCGAACTGCCATACGAAGTACAATCTCCCGGACGACAAAGTCGGCGCCGAGGGGGCTAACGTTCGGTGCAGCGTCTGCCGTCATGAATTCCATGTGGAAGCGCCTGCCGCCGATGACTTCCCCGGTTTCGGCGAATCCGGCGCATCCCCCATCTGGCCCGTGCAGGCTGAAGGCGAGGATGCCTTCGGCGGCTTCGAAAGCCAGCTCGACGCCGCGCGCAAGAAGGACCCCTTCGACGACGCGGGCGTGTCCTCCAGCGACTTCGCATCCATCGATTTCGGCAAGCCCGCCAAAGAGAAGGGCGAGACCAGCAAGTCCAAGAAGATCATCCTGGCCGCCTGCCTGGGCTTTACGCTGCTGCTGGGCATCTCCGGCGCAGCCGCCTATTTCTTCGAGTTCTGGCCGTTCGCCAAGCCGGGTCCCGCCGTGCAGACGCCTGCCTCCGGTGCGGGCGAGCAGGCATCCTCTGTCATGGAGAACGCGCAGGGGACTCCGGGCCAGCCCGCAAAGGAGCAGGGACCGGACTACTCCGCGCAGCTTCAGTTCGAGTCCTTCACCAACCACGTGGTGGAAAACGAAAAGCTCGGCAAGGTCCTGGTCATCGAGGGCAAGCTGGTGAACCGTTCCCCCGTGGCCGTGGGCGAGATCGCAATCGAGGTCACCCTGCTGGACGCCAAGGAAACGGCGCTGGAAACCAAGGTCTTCATGGCCGGTCCCAAGGCCAGCTTCTTCGACCTGCGCACCATGGACAAGGAAGCGCTGGACAGCAGGCTGAACTCCAAACAGGAGATCCTCCTCAACAACAGCAACGTGAAACCCGGCGAAGAGGTCCCCTTCATGGTGGCCTTCCAGGGGTTCCCGCCCACAGTGGCCAACTATTCCCTGAAGCTCAAGGGGTTCAGGGAAGTCCAGGCCCCGCCGCAGCCCGCCGCCAAGAAGTAG
- the hpt gene encoding hypoxanthine phosphoribosyltransferase yields the protein MYSNLVPVITSETIAARVAELGADISQEYEGKDLLVVGVLKGAFMFLADLVRHISVPAHVDFVRLASYGAKDHPGELAFLEDIETSCAGKHILVVEDIVDTGHSMAMLLTHLGARGAASVKLCSLIDKAERRKAQVTVDFSGFRLAKGFLVGYGLDFAEDYRCLPGVYELIQQEGS from the coding sequence GTGTATTCGAATCTTGTACCTGTCATCACCAGCGAGACCATCGCCGCCAGGGTCGCGGAACTGGGCGCGGACATTTCGCAGGAGTACGAAGGAAAGGATCTTCTGGTCGTGGGCGTGCTCAAGGGCGCGTTCATGTTCCTGGCCGATCTGGTGCGCCACATCAGCGTGCCCGCCCACGTGGATTTCGTGCGCCTCGCCAGTTACGGAGCCAAGGACCACCCCGGGGAGCTGGCCTTCCTGGAGGACATCGAGACGTCCTGCGCCGGCAAGCACATACTTGTGGTTGAGGATATCGTCGACACAGGGCACTCCATGGCCATGCTTTTGACGCATCTGGGCGCGCGTGGGGCCGCTTCGGTCAAGTTGTGCTCCCTTATCGACAAGGCGGAAAGGCGCAAGGCGCAAGTAACTGTTGACTTTTCAGGATTCAGGCTGGCAAAGGGATTCCTGGTGGGCTACGGCCTGGACTTTGCAGAAGACTACCGATGTCTGCCTGGAGTCTATGAACTGATCCAGCAGGAAGGTTCCTGA
- a CDS encoding N-acetyltransferase, whose translation MSEFFLRKARIQDVKTIHGLLMECAKGELLLPRSYNQLYSHLRDFFVLTSPDGKDVKGCCALSICWEGLAEIRSLVVHPDLQKLGWGRRLVEACLSEAVTLGVYKVFTLTYQRDFFAKLGFEEVTKEKLPQKVWADCIHCPKFPECDEIAMVMEM comes from the coding sequence ATGTCAGAATTCTTCCTGCGCAAGGCCCGCATCCAGGACGTGAAGACCATCCACGGCCTGCTCATGGAGTGCGCCAAGGGCGAGCTGCTGCTCCCGCGCTCCTACAACCAGCTCTATTCGCACCTGCGCGACTTCTTCGTGCTGACCTCGCCCGACGGCAAGGACGTGAAGGGATGCTGCGCCCTGTCCATCTGCTGGGAGGGCCTTGCCGAGATACGCTCCCTGGTGGTGCACCCGGACCTGCAGAAGCTGGGCTGGGGGCGCAGGCTCGTGGAGGCCTGCCTTTCCGAGGCCGTGACCCTTGGCGTGTACAAGGTGTTCACCCTCACCTACCAGCGGGACTTTTTCGCCAAGCTCGGCTTCGAGGAAGTGACCAAGGAGAAGCTGCCTCAGAAGGTCTGGGCGGACTGCATCCATTGTCCGAAGTTCCCCGAATGCGACGAGATAGCCATGGTCATGGAGATGTAG
- a CDS encoding TlpA family protein disulfide reductase, which translates to MTLFRTILLTIIVSVFSIGAAHAQDAGDAPVSGQDIIKTVSQARGKVVVINFWASWCGPCRQEIPELIALRKRFPEDKLLLLGVSVDQEQAMYAMYKARAGFNYPVMRAKPDVSQAFSIRAIPRTVVYSPKGEVVHSEEGYMAGEDLEKMIKKLIGA; encoded by the coding sequence ATGACCCTCTTCCGTACGATATTGCTGACGATAATTGTCTCCGTATTTTCTATCGGCGCGGCCCACGCCCAGGACGCGGGCGACGCCCCCGTCTCCGGCCAGGACATCATCAAGACCGTGAGCCAGGCCCGCGGCAAGGTGGTGGTCATCAACTTCTGGGCGTCCTGGTGCGGCCCCTGCCGCCAGGAGATCCCCGAGCTGATCGCCCTGCGCAAGCGTTTTCCCGAGGACAAACTGCTTCTCCTTGGCGTAAGCGTGGACCAGGAACAGGCCATGTACGCCATGTACAAGGCCAGGGCCGGGTTCAACTATCCCGTGATGCGCGCCAAGCCGGACGTGTCACAGGCCTTCTCCATCCGCGCCATTCCGCGCACGGTGGTCTATTCGCCCAAGGGCGAGGTGGTCCACTCTGAAGAGGGCTACATGGCTGGCGAGGATCTGGAAAAGATGATCAAGAAACTCATCGGAGCCTGA